A region of Polynucleobacter sp. JS-Mosq-20-D10 DNA encodes the following proteins:
- a CDS encoding tripartite tricarboxylate transporter substrate binding protein, which produces MKVFSKWIGIAGILLASTSYGAWPDRSVKIVVPYGPGGGADTFARPLAARLSEQLGAPFVIDNKAGAGGTIGVQFVAKSAPDGYTFVVGAIHQAMSESLYPNRGYDFEKDFVPVGLTAVVPNVLVINPKLPFKTAGELISYAKENPEKLTYCSSGNGTSQHVIAELFKSLVKVKMLHIPHKGTAAAMTTFLSGNCDLMFDGMGTSASQINAGNMRALAVTTAKRSPYFPNIPTMKESGGPEMDVGTWYGWFAPAGTPKDIILRMNKELAIALQSPDIKEVWKAQGAEVPNIPLDKQKDFVRSEINRWTQVNKQVGVTID; this is translated from the coding sequence TTGTTGTCCCTTACGGACCTGGTGGTGGGGCAGATACTTTCGCGCGTCCTTTGGCAGCAAGGTTAAGCGAGCAGTTGGGTGCTCCATTTGTGATTGATAATAAGGCTGGAGCTGGTGGCACGATTGGTGTTCAGTTTGTCGCCAAATCTGCTCCTGATGGCTATACCTTTGTAGTGGGCGCTATTCATCAAGCAATGTCGGAAAGTTTGTATCCCAATAGAGGGTATGACTTTGAAAAAGATTTCGTTCCGGTTGGCTTAACTGCAGTTGTTCCTAATGTCTTGGTAATTAACCCTAAATTACCCTTTAAGACAGCTGGTGAATTAATCTCTTACGCAAAGGAAAATCCAGAGAAGCTAACTTATTGCTCATCTGGTAATGGTACTTCCCAACATGTTATCGCTGAGCTATTTAAGAGCCTTGTTAAGGTAAAGATGCTGCATATTCCTCACAAGGGTACAGCAGCTGCTATGACCACATTCTTGTCTGGTAACTGCGATCTGATGTTTGATGGTATGGGTACTTCAGCCTCTCAAATCAATGCTGGCAATATGCGCGCTCTGGCTGTGACTACAGCTAAAAGATCACCTTATTTTCCGAATATTCCAACCATGAAGGAGTCTGGCGGTCCTGAGATGGATGTGGGTACCTGGTATGGTTGGTTTGCTCCTGCAGGAACACCAAAGGATATTATTCTCAGAATGAACAAGGAGTTGGCGATAGCATTGCAAAGCCCTGATATTAAAGAAGTTTGGAAAGCACAAGGTGCTGAAGTTCCAAACATACCTTTAGATAAGCAAAAAGATTTTGTTCGTTCGGAAATTAATCGCTGGACTCAAGTTAATAAGCAAGTTGGTGTGACCATCGATTAG